In one Colletotrichum destructivum chromosome 2, complete sequence genomic region, the following are encoded:
- a CDS encoding Putative agglutinin-like protein: MCSQAQPGQTVIFVPSASVTPELPNVLTSTYGGSVTLTSVISTGPGGSGQTVIFVPSASVTPALPNVLTSTYGGSVTFTSVLPTGPSGEPGQTVIFVPSAAPSATPTVTLGGVLTSTYGGSITFTSTLPTGPSGEPGATVIFVPSVTGSPALPNVLTSTYTGSVTLTTALPVGPSGETVTVILVPSQTATPGLPNVLTSTYGGSVTVTSTIPVGPSGDVVTVIFVPSSTAEPGPTTPPGLPNLITSTYSGSVTVTTTLPVGPSGDIVTVILVPSSTAAPGLPNLLTSTYGGSVTLTSTLTVGPSGDVVTVILVPSQTTTPGLPNILTSTYGGSVTSTSTLTVGPSGDVVTVILVPSQTPPPGLPNILTSTYGGSVTSTSTLTVGPSGDIVTVILVPSQTAAPGPPGVSTSTYDGSVTLTSTLPVGPSGELVTVILVPSQTAGPELPNVLTSTYGGSVTLTTTIPVGSSGGVATVILVPSSTSSPSAGLPNILTSTYDGSVTLTTTLPIGPSGDPATVVLVPSQTAAPDNHRSWTFG; this comes from the exons ATGTGCTCACAAGCAC AACCTGGACAGACGGTTATTTTCGTCCCCAGTGCCAGCGTCACCCCGGAGCTTCCCAACGTGTTGACCAGTACTTATGGAGGTTCAGTCACTCTTACATCTGTTATCTCCACCGGCCCTGGAGGATCTGGGCAGACAGTCATCTTCGTCCCCAGTGCCAGCGTCACTCCAGCTCTTCCCAACGTCTTGACCAGCACGTACGGCGGCTCAGTTACTTTCACTTCCGTCCTGCCCACCGGTCCGTCCGGAGAACCCGGCCAGACGGTCATCTTTGTTCCCAGTGCTGCACCTAGTGCTACACCCACCGTTACCCTTGGCGGTGTGTTGACGAGCACGTACGGCGGCTCCATCACCTTCACGTCGACGCTGCCCACCGGTCCTTCAGGAGAGCCTGGCGCGACGGTCATCTTTGTGCCCAGTGTCACCGGATCTCCAGCACTTCCCAACGTCCTCACTTCGACATACACCGGCTCAGTCACTCTCACCACTGCGCTCCCCGTCGGACCTTCGGGAGAAACTGTCACTGTCATCCTCGTGCCGAGTCAGACGGCCACACCCGGTCTGCCCAATGTCCTCACATCAACGTACGGCGGTTCAGTTACTGTCACAAGCACAATCCCGGTCGGCCCTTCAGGAGACGTCGTTACGGTTATCTTTGTCcccagctcgacggccgagCCCGGACCGACCACTCCGCCCGGTCTGCCCAATCTCATCACGTCGACATACAGCGGCTCCGTCACAGTCACCACGACGTTGCCCGTTGGGCCTTCAGGCGATATTGTCACTGTTATCCTGGTCCCCagctcaacggcggcgcctggCCTTCCCAATCTCTTGACCAGCACGTACGGTGGATCCGTCACCTTGACTTCAACACTAACCGTCGGGCCCTCAGGAGATGTGGTTACTGTCATCCTGGTGCCGAGCCAGACCACGACACCTGGCCTGCCCAATATCCTGACCAGCACGTACGGTGGATCCGTCACCTCGACCTCTACTCTGACAGTTGGTCCATCTGGAGATGTCGTCACTGTCATCCTGGTGCCGAGTCAGACTCCCCCGCCGGGCCTGCCCAACATCTTGACCAGCACGTACGGCGGGTCCGTCACCTCGACTTCAACCTTGACTGTCGGTCCATCCGGAGAcatcgtcaccgtcatcTTGGTTCCGAGCCAGACTGCGGCACCTGGACCTCCTGGCGTTTCTACCAGCACCTACGATGGATCCGTCACACTGACATCTACCCTGCCGGTTGGCCCCTCGGGTGAACTTGTCACTGTTATCTTGGTGCCAAGTCAGACAGCCGGCCCCGAGCTTCCCAACGTCTTGACAAGCACGTATGGAGGCTCAGTGACGCTGACCACGACCATCCCGGTTGGATCATCCGGCGGCGTTGCCACCGTCATTCTGGTCCCGAGTTCGACCAGCTCACCCAGTGCCGGTCTTCCCAACATCCTCACCAGCACCTATGACGGCTCTGTCACGCTCACCACCACCCTGCCCATTGGTCCATCCGGTGACCCGGCAACGGTTGTTCTGGTTCCGAGCCAAACAGCGGCTCCCG ACAACCACCGTTCTTGGACCTTCGGGTGA
- a CDS encoding Putative pyridoxal 5'-phosphate synthase subunit PdxT/SNO, class I glutamine amidotransferase, translated as MSTVTVGVLALQGGFHEHVQLTRKAAAWLATAQSPAPSPRPDIAAIEVRTEAELRRCDALIIPGGESTTISFVATQSGLMEPLREFVKINRKPVWGTCAGAILLADEANATKKGGQELIGGLGVRVHRNHFGRQIESFVADLDLPFLTQGNDALKAASSSPYPGVFIRAPIVEEILSTEAKPSSSVEVLAVLPGRKTRAAEGVSQSTADDSVGDIVAVRQANIFATSFHPELTDDIRIHAWWLVEVLQSVASVSSA; from the exons ATGTCGaccgtcaccgtcggcgtTCTGGCCCTCCAGGGTGGCTTCCACGAGCACGTCCAGCTCACGCGGAAAGCCGCCGCCTGGCTTGCGACGGCCCagtcgccggcgccaagcCCGAGACCCGATATCGCTGCCATCGAGGTCCGCACCGAGGCAGAGCTCCGCCGCTGCGATGCCCTCATCATTCCGGGCGGCGAGAGCACCACCATCTCGTTTGTCGCGACGCAGTCGGGGTTGATGGAGCCCCTGAGGGAGTTTGTCAA AATCAACCGCAAGCCCGTATGGGGCACATGTGCcggcgccatcctcctcgccgatgaggccAACGCCACCAAGAAGGGAGGCCAGGAGctcatcggcggcctcggcgtccgcGTCCACCGCAACCACTTTGGCCGCCAGATCGAGAgcttcgtcgccgacctcgatctGCCGTTCTTGACGCAGGGCAATGACGCTCTGAaggcggcctcctcctcgccctaCCCCGGCGTCTTCATCCGCGCTCccatcgtcgaggagatcctctcgaccgaggccaagccgtcgtcgtcggtcgaGGTCCTGGCCGTCCTGCCCGGGCGCAAGACGagggccgccgagggcgtcagcCAGAGCACGGCCGACGACTCGGTCGGTGATATCGTCGCCGTGAGGCAGGCCAACATCTTTGCCACGAGCTTCCACCCGGAGCTGACCGATGACATTCGAATCCACGCGTGGTGGCTGGTGGAGGTGCTCCAGTCCGTGGCATCGGTGTCATCTGCATGA
- a CDS encoding Putative pyridoxal 5'-phosphate synthase subunit PdxS/SNZ, ribulose-phosphate binding barrel, translated as MTNNDASKANGANGDAAKNSFAVKAGLAQMLKGGVIMDVTDAAQARIAEEAGACAVMALERVPADIRKDGGVARMSDPAVIKEIQNAVTIPVMAKARIGHFVECQILEALGVDYIDESEVLTPADKVYHVEKSGFKAPFVCGCRNLGEALRRIAEGAAMIRTKGEAGTGDVVEAVTHVKTVTNDIARAKAVLQTEGVIGIRAMAREIGVDPTLLQQTAELGRLPVVNFAAGGVATPADAALMMQLGCDGVFVGSGIFKSGDPAKRARAIVRATTHFKDAKVLAECSEGLGEAMVGINCDSLKSDEKLATRGW; from the coding sequence ATGACCAACAACGACGCATccaaggccaacggcgccaaCGGTGATGCCGCCAAGAACTCgttcgccgtcaaggccgggCTCGCGCAGATGCTCAagggcggcgtcatcatGGACGTGACGGACGCGGCGCAggcccgcatcgccgaggaggccggcgcctGCGCCGTCATGGCCCTCGAGCGCGTTCCGGCCGACATCCgcaaggacggcggcgtcgcccgcATGTCGGACCCGGCCGTCATCAAGGAGATCCAGAACGCCGTCACCATCCCCGTCATGGCCAAGGCCCGCATCGGCCACTTTGTCGAGTGccagatcctcgaggccctcggcgtcgactaCATCGACGAGAGCGAGGTGCTCACGCCCGCCGACAAGGTCTACCACGTCGAGAAGTCGGGCTTCAAGGCCCCCTTCGTCTGCGGCTGCCGgaacctcggcgaggccctgcgccgcatcgccgagggcgccgccatGATCCGCACaaagggcgaggccggcaccggcgacgtcgtcgaggccgtcacccACGTCAAGACCGTCACCAACGACATCGCCCGCGCCAAGGCCGTCCTCCAGACCGAgggcgtcatcggcatccGCGCCATGGCCAGGGAGATCGGCGTCGACCCGACCCTGCTCCAGCAGACGGCCGAGCTGGGCCGTCTGCCCGTCGTCaacttcgccgccggcggtgttgccaccccggccgacgccgccctcatGATGCAGCTCGGCTGCGACGGCGTCTTtgtcggcagcggcatcttCAAGTCCGGCGACCCGGCCAAGCGCGCCAGGGCCATCGTCAGGGCCACGACGCACTTCAAGGACGCCAAGGTGCTCGCCGAGTGCAGCGAggggctcggcgaggccatgGTTGGCATCAACTGCGACAGCTTGAAGTccgacgagaagctggccacCCGCGGGTGGtaa